The Acidobacteriota bacterium genome includes a window with the following:
- a CDS encoding Ig-like domain-containing protein codes for MAPGKIVFVAVTLLFVLLVCGAGSSAPPRVIATFPANGAPDVDPSTPEIWVKFDRPMMDNSWSWCYEKRSQFPDQTAGPRYEENGTKCILPVRLEPRKEYVIWINMANHANFKDRSGTPAEPYKFTFTTR; via the coding sequence ATGGCACCAGGTAAAATCGTGTTCGTGGCCGTCACCCTGCTGTTCGTCCTCTTGGTGTGCGGAGCCGGGAGCAGTGCCCCCCCCAGGGTGATCGCGACCTTCCCCGCCAACGGCGCCCCGGACGTCGATCCGTCCACCCCCGAAATCTGGGTGAAATTCGACCGGCCCATGATGGACAACAGTTGGTCCTGGTGCTACGAGAAACGGTCCCAGTTCCCGGACCAGACCGCCGGCCCGCGGTACGAGGAGAACGGCACCAAGTGCATCCTGCCGGTCAGGCTCGAGCCCCGGAAAGAATACGTGATCTGGATCAACATGGCCAATCACGCCAACTTCAAGGACCGCAGCGGGACCCCGGCGGAACCGTACAAGTTCACCTTCACGACAAGGTGA
- a CDS encoding cytochrome c maturation protein CcmE has translation MHRGLLIAFGVALAGVAAWLIVSGLGEGGAYYFHVSEVVAGKYPRDLAAIRVSGTVPPGTASFDPASGDFRFRLRDHRQPVEVTVVHRGMRPENFREGKPLVAEGRYDPATRVFTSTALILKCPSKYEKQ, from the coding sequence ATGCATCGAGGGCTCCTGATCGCTTTCGGGGTCGCCCTGGCGGGGGTCGCCGCCTGGCTCATCGTCTCGGGGCTGGGTGAGGGCGGGGCCTACTACTTCCACGTGAGCGAGGTCGTGGCGGGGAAATACCCCCGAGACCTCGCTGCCATCCGCGTGAGCGGGACGGTCCCTCCGGGGACCGCGTCCTTCGACCCCGCGTCCGGCGACTTCCGGTTCCGCCTGCGCGACCACCGTCAGCCCGTCGAGGTCACCGTGGTCCACCGGGGGATGCGCCCCGAGAATTTCCGCGAGGGAAAGCCCCTTGTCGCCGAGGGTCGCTACGACCCCGCCACCCGGGTCTTCACCTCAACCGCCCTCATCCTCAAGTGCCCGTCGAAGTACGAGAAACAATAG
- a CDS encoding menaquinone biosynthesis decarboxylase — MPLDDLRDFIRRLEKHGELVRVKTPVSPELEITEITERVVKAGGPALLFETVEGSACPLLINAFGSERRMCLALGVDALEEVAGKLEAVLDTDPPKSLLDKVRMLPRLADLSRIFPRTVRKGACQEVVLESGFSLDEFPILKCWPGDGGRFITLPLVFTRDPANGKPNCGMYRMQVYDGRTTGMHWQTHKHGAAHYREQGRPGDRMPVAVAIGADPAVTFAATLPLPDGLDEMVAAGFLRGAPVERVRCRTLDLEVPASAEIVLEGYVVCGETRTEGPFGDHTGFYSLEGEYPVFHVQCVTRRRDPVYHATVVGRPPMEDCWMGKAIERIFLPLMRKQLPEIRDIRLPFEGVFHNLMLVSIRKAYPGHARKVMHAIWGLGQAMFTKCIVVVDHDVDVQDLSATVWTVLNHIDPQRDVEFVLGPVDSLDHAARFPDFGSKMGIDATRKGPSEGFTRPWPEPVAMSPDVRRRVTEKWAAYGIPLQP; from the coding sequence ATGCCGCTTGACGATCTGCGCGACTTCATCCGACGCCTGGAAAAACACGGTGAACTGGTGAGAGTGAAAACCCCCGTCAGCCCCGAGCTGGAGATCACCGAGATCACCGAACGGGTCGTCAAGGCCGGAGGCCCGGCGCTGCTGTTCGAAACGGTCGAGGGATCGGCATGCCCTCTCCTGATCAACGCTTTCGGGTCGGAGCGGCGAATGTGCCTGGCACTGGGGGTCGATGCCCTCGAGGAGGTTGCCGGGAAGCTGGAGGCCGTCCTGGACACCGACCCGCCCAAGTCGCTCCTGGACAAGGTCCGGATGCTCCCCCGCCTGGCGGACCTCTCCCGCATTTTCCCCCGGACCGTCCGGAAGGGTGCGTGCCAGGAGGTGGTCCTTGAAAGCGGGTTTTCGCTGGACGAATTCCCCATCCTCAAATGCTGGCCGGGGGACGGGGGCCGCTTCATCACCCTGCCGCTGGTTTTCACCCGGGACCCCGCGAACGGGAAGCCCAACTGCGGCATGTATCGCATGCAGGTTTACGACGGCCGGACGACAGGGATGCACTGGCAGACCCACAAGCACGGCGCCGCCCACTACCGCGAACAGGGGAGGCCGGGGGACCGGATGCCCGTGGCGGTGGCCATCGGCGCGGACCCGGCGGTCACCTTCGCCGCCACCCTGCCGCTTCCGGACGGCCTCGACGAGATGGTCGCGGCCGGATTCCTCCGGGGCGCCCCCGTGGAGAGGGTCCGCTGCCGGACCCTCGACCTGGAGGTCCCTGCCTCCGCGGAGATCGTCCTGGAGGGGTACGTGGTGTGCGGGGAGACCCGGACGGAGGGCCCTTTCGGCGACCATACCGGCTTTTATTCCCTCGAGGGCGAGTATCCCGTGTTCCACGTTCAGTGCGTGACCCGCCGGCGGGACCCCGTGTACCACGCGACGGTGGTGGGGCGCCCCCCCATGGAGGACTGCTGGATGGGAAAGGCCATCGAGCGCATCTTTCTGCCCCTGATGCGCAAACAACTTCCCGAGATCCGGGACATCCGCCTCCCCTTCGAGGGGGTCTTCCACAACCTGATGCTGGTGAGTATCCGGAAGGCGTACCCCGGGCATGCCCGCAAGGTCATGCACGCGATATGGGGACTCGGGCAGGCCATGTTCACCAAGTGCATCGTGGTGGTGGACCACGACGTGGACGTCCAGGACCTCTCGGCGACCGTCTGGACCGTGCTGAACCACATCGACCCCCAGCGGGACGTGGAGTTTGTCCTCGGCCCCGTGGACAGCCTGGACCACGCCGCACGCTTCCCGGACTTCGGCTCGAAGATGGGGATCGACGCCACCCGGAAAGGGCCGTCGGAAGGCTTCACCCGCCCTTGGCCCGAGCCGGTGGCCATGAGCCCCGACGTCCGCCGGCGGGTCACGGAAAAGTGGGCCGCCTACGGGATCCCTCTGCAGCCATGA